A stretch of Paenibacillus mucilaginosus 3016 DNA encodes these proteins:
- a CDS encoding calcium-binding protein, translating to MSTDNVLSGGAGADVYDIGPDFRRSVIREEGLAGETDTVHLYDEYRASDATVSRSGSDLVVNLGEWNGSQQALTVERFFESAAQRIERFEFGDGSVWTDTQVEQLVQAAAAASGTAGGNTDPAGASAAGLRELLLAAGATE from the coding sequence ATGAGCACGGATAATGTGCTGTCGGGTGGCGCAGGAGCGGATGTCTATGACATCGGCCCGGACTTTCGGCGGAGCGTCATCCGGGAAGAAGGACTGGCCGGCGAGACCGACACGGTGCACCTCTACGATGAGTATCGTGCGTCCGATGCGACAGTCTCCCGCAGCGGCAGCGATCTGGTGGTGAATCTCGGCGAATGGAACGGCTCGCAGCAGGCGCTGACCGTAGAACGCTTCTTCGAGAGTGCCGCACAGCGAATCGAGCGATTTGAGTTCGGCGACGGTAGCGTATGGACCGACACGCAGGTGGAGCAGCTGGTCCAGGCTGCGGCTGCGGCATCGGGGACTGCTGGCGGGAACACCGATCCGGCAGGGGCTTCGGCTGCCGGGCTCCGGGAGCTGTTGCTGGCGGCCGGAGCCACCGAATAG
- a CDS encoding GerAB/ArcD/ProY family transporter, translating to MRDGADLLVTSVLDQTPMIAVSIIMILTIGYVLHKGIEVLARTAQIYLVVMIALGVFSNFLLVVSGVIDVNQLLPILEKGWEPVIHTGITQAFEFPFSEMICFTMLLPYLNEPKQGIRAGFITMFAGGLILSFSTAMNIAVLGVDIAGRATFPLLTTISLVNIREFIQRMDVFVVMTLIIGDFFKVAIFYYVAVMGATDLFGMKDHRKLVYPLGLIVLFLSVAIADNFAEHIKEGNFALVTVFLLFGVILPLLLWFVAFVRSRFRSGS from the coding sequence ATGCGTGACGGCGCCGATCTGTTGGTCACCTCTGTACTCGATCAAACGCCGATGATCGCGGTCAGCATTATCATGATCCTGACGATCGGTTACGTCCTGCATAAAGGCATTGAAGTGCTGGCAAGAACGGCCCAGATTTACCTTGTGGTCATGATCGCGCTGGGCGTGTTTAGTAACTTCCTTCTTGTTGTATCCGGTGTGATCGATGTGAATCAGCTGCTTCCGATTCTAGAAAAAGGCTGGGAACCCGTCATCCACACGGGCATCACGCAGGCCTTTGAATTCCCGTTCAGCGAAATGATTTGCTTTACGATGCTGCTTCCTTATTTGAACGAACCGAAACAAGGAATAAGAGCGGGCTTCATCACGATGTTCGCCGGCGGACTGATCTTAAGCTTCAGCACGGCGATGAACATTGCCGTGCTGGGCGTCGATATTGCAGGAAGAGCCACCTTCCCGCTCTTGACGACGATCAGTCTGGTCAATATTCGGGAGTTCATTCAGCGGATGGACGTTTTTGTCGTCATGACGCTAATTATAGGCGATTTTTTCAAAGTCGCGATCTTTTATTATGTCGCCGTCATGGGGGCGACCGATTTGTTCGGGATGAAAGATCATCGAAAGTTGGTGTATCCGCTCGGTCTGATCGTTTTATTCCTCTCCGTCGCCATCGCGGACAACTTTGCGGAGCATATCAAGGAAGGAAACTTTGCTCTAGTGACGGTGTTTTTATTGTTCGGCGTCATTCTGCCCCTCTTGCTGTGGTTCGTTGCTTTCGTGCGTAGCCGATTCCGGTCCGGCAGCTGA
- a CDS encoding LysR family transcriptional regulator substrate-binding protein, with the protein MLGLRTGDIYEGLLRNELDLGIVFYPMEHPELENVLLCEEELVLAVPADSRWAEGEAAELRMLKEAPSVLLPGSYRLRQLIDGECAAHGFRPKPVMELTTLESLLHMVAQGIGVTVLPLPYLLDAGHPNIRVLPFRERPTRRIGIAYRRNKHLCAASRTFIGKLTEAAQQQGEARSGLA; encoded by the coding sequence GTGCTCGGCCTCCGGACGGGCGATATTTATGAGGGACTGCTGCGCAACGAGCTGGATCTCGGTATCGTTTTCTACCCGATGGAGCATCCGGAGCTCGAGAACGTGCTGCTCTGCGAGGAGGAGCTTGTGCTGGCCGTACCGGCCGACAGCAGATGGGCCGAGGGCGAAGCAGCGGAGCTGCGCATGCTGAAGGAGGCGCCGTCCGTGCTGCTGCCCGGCTCGTACCGGCTGCGCCAGCTGATCGACGGGGAGTGTGCGGCCCACGGCTTCCGGCCGAAGCCGGTCATGGAGCTGACGACGCTCGAGTCCCTTCTGCATATGGTCGCCCAGGGGATCGGCGTCACGGTGCTCCCGCTGCCGTATCTGCTGGATGCGGGCCATCCGAACATCCGGGTGCTGCCCTTCCGGGAGCGGCCGACCCGGCGGATCGGCATCGCCTACCGCCGCAACAAGCATCTCTGCGCAGCGAGCCGAACCTTCATCGGGAAGCTGACCGAGGCGGCGCAGCAGCAGGGGGAGGCTCGGTCTGGCTTAGCTTAG
- a CDS encoding GerAB/ArcD/ProY family transporter: MVVSLGLKAEKDAWLAILLGLSGGLALFCVYVSLNRRYPALPLTAYARSILGKWIGWPIGMSYVLFLCTERLETCVTAPICWSPLYSIKRR; the protein is encoded by the coding sequence CTGGTCGTTAGTCTCGGATTAAAGGCGGAAAAAGACGCTTGGCTCGCGATCCTTTTGGGACTTTCCGGCGGTTTGGCATTGTTCTGCGTATACGTTTCCTTGAATCGCCGCTATCCGGCTCTTCCGCTCACCGCTTATGCCAGATCGATTTTGGGCAAATGGATCGGGTGGCCGATCGGTATGTCCTATGTGCTTTTTTTATGTACTGAGCGGCTAGAGACATGCGTGACGGCGCCGATCTGTTGGTCACCTCTGTACTCGATCAAACGCCGATGA